One segment of Paenibacillus sp. FSL R7-0337 DNA contains the following:
- a CDS encoding tRNA threonylcarbamoyladenosine dehydratase encodes MLNQFSRTELAIGPEGLEIMKNSTVAVLGIGGVGAMAAEALARTGIGRIILIDKDSVDITNINRQLHALTTTIGQNKTDLMVDRIKLINPECEAIALNMFYTEETYEELFKYKLDYVIDASDTIIYKIHLIKECLARKIPLISSMGAANKMDPTRFQVADISKTTMDPIARVIRTRLRKEGIKKGVKVVFSTEKPMKPRADVTEQIVPANAPDRRKAKQPPASTSFVPPVVGLIMVSVTVRDLLETGGITFE; translated from the coding sequence ATGCTGAATCAGTTCTCGCGTACGGAGCTGGCGATCGGGCCGGAGGGCCTGGAGATTATGAAGAACAGCACAGTGGCTGTGCTGGGGATCGGCGGAGTCGGCGCCATGGCGGCGGAAGCGCTGGCCCGGACCGGAATCGGCCGGATTATCCTGATTGATAAGGATTCGGTGGATATTACCAACATCAACCGCCAGCTTCATGCGCTGACCACGACCATCGGCCAGAACAAAACCGATCTGATGGTGGACCGTATCAAGCTGATCAACCCGGAATGCGAAGCAATTGCGCTGAATATGTTCTACACCGAAGAGACGTATGAGGAGCTGTTCAAATACAAGCTGGACTATGTGATTGACGCTTCGGATACGATTATCTATAAGATTCACCTGATCAAGGAATGTCTGGCCCGGAAGATCCCGCTGATCTCCAGCATGGGCGCGGCCAACAAGATGGACCCGACCCGCTTCCAGGTCGCCGACATCTCCAAGACCACCATGGACCCGATTGCCCGGGTAATCCGTACCAGACTGCGCAAGGAAGGCATCAAGAAGGGCGTGAAGGTAGTCTTCTCCACCGAGAAGCCTATGAAGCCACGCGCGGATGTGACGGAGCAGATTGTGCCTGCGAATGCGCCGGACCGGCGCAAGGCGAAGCAGCCTCCGGCCAGTACTTCTTTTGTACCCCCTGTAGTCGGCCTGATTATGGTCAGTGTAACGGTACGGGATTTGCTCGAAACGGGCGGCATTACATTTGAATGA
- a CDS encoding UvrD-helicase domain-containing protein, with protein MEDNFQSAYQEEEDRLNHALTEIDSTLERLRGTPVYTGHDYTEQVLEDSREQRRKDLAKLRQEPYFGRLDFQGNDEEERKALYIGKIGVDREQVSDRPLVIDWRAPVASLFYSFTGGTEAASYEAPEGLIEGLVYLKRNVVIRKQILERVADTYNRDSDAPAVSDEFLVYRLGENKDNRLRDIVSTIQEEQDKIIRAAKNTALIIQGVAGSGKTTVALHRLAFLLYQYKEQVSAEKMIIFAPNRMFLDYISDVLPELGVGNIAQSTFPDWAAEVLGVDLPEQDASEVMSRWFETAGAMPVITEETPGRFKGSTVLMGVIESSVKLLETSAVPEGDFSPWDGAVLSRQVILRWHNEEYAPYPPAKRKERVMARLHRWIEMELKKSPSAAALKERKKKGTAREKAYSAKWPKYEPLAIYKQIFRAAKAPEDWPAGAPEEIPPAVLKETVKELKKGILREEDLPPLLYIHYLLNGNEGTERFDHIVIDEAQDFSPFQIAVLDLYVKGHSFTILGDLSQGIHAYKGVHAWREMQTLFAEQHTAYHALTRSYRSTMEIIEFANGILSAGVGSELLAVPVFRSGNPVRLISYEEDVLPGTAAAAPADQRLSAVKSALAQLSGREYRTVAVLTRSLREASELYAELAGQFEDLHLIDGSITEYRGGLSILPVYLSKGLEFDAVILADADSDHYGAAAWDAKLMYVGCTRALHELWLLRGGELPPYVQLNAEETVSGWPALDESN; from the coding sequence TTGGAAGACAACTTTCAAAGTGCCTATCAAGAGGAAGAAGACAGGCTGAACCACGCGCTGACAGAGATTGACTCTACCCTTGAACGATTGCGAGGAACTCCGGTATACACAGGACACGATTATACGGAGCAAGTGCTGGAGGATTCAAGGGAGCAGAGGCGCAAAGATCTTGCCAAGCTTAGGCAGGAGCCTTATTTCGGACGGCTTGATTTTCAGGGCAATGATGAAGAGGAACGCAAGGCACTCTATATCGGCAAAATCGGCGTAGACCGCGAGCAGGTAAGCGACCGTCCGCTTGTCATTGATTGGCGGGCACCGGTGGCAAGCCTGTTTTATTCTTTTACCGGAGGAACGGAAGCCGCCTCATATGAAGCGCCGGAGGGGCTGATTGAAGGGCTGGTCTATCTCAAGCGCAACGTAGTGATCCGCAAGCAGATCCTGGAGCGGGTGGCGGATACGTATAACCGTGACAGCGACGCGCCGGCGGTATCGGATGAATTCCTGGTCTACCGGCTGGGGGAGAACAAGGATAACCGGCTGCGGGACATCGTCTCCACGATCCAGGAGGAGCAGGACAAGATTATCCGGGCGGCCAAGAACACGGCGCTGATCATCCAGGGGGTCGCGGGAAGCGGCAAGACCACCGTTGCGCTGCACCGGCTGGCGTTCTTATTGTATCAATACAAGGAGCAGGTCTCGGCGGAGAAAATGATTATTTTCGCCCCGAACCGCATGTTCCTGGACTATATTTCAGATGTGCTGCCGGAGCTGGGCGTCGGCAATATTGCCCAGAGCACGTTCCCGGACTGGGCGGCCGAGGTGCTGGGTGTGGACTTGCCGGAGCAGGATGCTTCGGAGGTCATGAGCCGCTGGTTCGAGACGGCGGGAGCAATGCCGGTCATCACGGAGGAGACCCCCGGGCGCTTCAAGGGCTCAACGGTGCTGATGGGCGTCATTGAATCCAGCGTCAAGCTGCTGGAGACCAGCGCTGTGCCGGAGGGGGATTTCAGCCCTTGGGACGGGGCAGTGCTGAGCCGCCAGGTGATTCTGCGCTGGCACAATGAGGAATACGCACCGTATCCTCCGGCGAAGCGCAAGGAGCGGGTGATGGCAAGGCTTCACCGCTGGATTGAGATGGAGCTGAAGAAGAGCCCTTCAGCGGCTGCGCTGAAGGAACGCAAGAAGAAGGGCACGGCACGTGAGAAGGCTTACAGCGCCAAATGGCCGAAATACGAGCCGCTCGCCATCTACAAGCAGATCTTCCGGGCGGCGAAAGCACCGGAGGACTGGCCGGCGGGAGCGCCGGAAGAGATTCCGCCTGCCGTGCTGAAGGAGACCGTCAAGGAGCTGAAAAAGGGGATTCTGCGCGAAGAGGATCTTCCTCCGCTGTTGTATATCCATTATCTTCTGAACGGGAACGAGGGTACGGAGCGCTTTGACCATATCGTGATCGATGAAGCGCAGGATTTCTCCCCGTTCCAGATTGCTGTGTTGGATCTGTATGTGAAGGGACATTCCTTCACGATTCTGGGTGACCTGTCGCAGGGCATTCACGCCTACAAGGGAGTGCATGCGTGGAGAGAGATGCAGACGCTGTTCGCTGAACAACACACGGCATACCATGCACTTACCCGAAGCTACCGCTCAACGATGGAAATTATTGAGTTCGCTAACGGCATTCTGTCTGCGGGCGTGGGCAGTGAGCTGCTGGCCGTTCCGGTTTTCCGCAGCGGGAATCCTGTGCGGCTGATCTCCTATGAGGAGGATGTGCTGCCGGGAACGGCTGCGGCTGCACCGGCAGACCAGCGGCTCAGCGCGGTCAAGAGCGCCCTGGCGCAGCTCTCCGGGCGTGAATACCGCACGGTGGCGGTATTGACCCGCAGCCTGCGGGAAGCCTCTGAGCTGTACGCTGAGCTCGCTGGTCAATTCGAGGATCTTCATCTGATTGACGGCAGCATCACGGAATACCGGGGCGGCTTGTCGATCCTGCCCGTCTACTTGTCCAAGGGGCTGGAGTTCGATGCGGTCATTCTGGCGGACGCCGACAGTGACCATTATGGAGCGGCGGCCTGGGATGCGAAGCTGATGTATGTGGGCTGTACGCGTGCCCTGCATGAGCTGTGGCTGCTGAGGGGCGGCGAATTACCGCCTTACGTTCAATTGAACGCAGAGGAGACCGTCTCCGGCTGGCCGGCGCTTGATGAGAGTAATTAA
- the aspS gene encoding aspartate--tRNA ligase: MTRSHNCGQLTTASIGETVTLNGWVQTRRDLGGVLFIDLRDRTGIVQIVFNPDYSGEALQIADKVRSEYVLSVTGTVVKRDEETINRNLPTGEIEVQITDIEVLNAAKTPPFFIEDGVEVDESLRMKYRYLDLRRPEMHKTLLLRSKAAKIFRDFLDSEGFIDVETPILTKSSPEGARDYLVPSRVHEGEFFALPQSPQIYKQLLMVGGIERYYQMARCFRDEDLRADRQPEFTQFDIETSFMPQDELLSMMEKLMQRLLKETIGVEVSAPFQRLTYAEAIGKYGSDKPDLRFGLELVEMNDIVAESGVKVFASVIEKGGEVKCLNAKGCGTWTRKEIDDLGPYAARYGAKGLAWIQVKDGEFKGPIVKFFSEEEIAAVKERTGAEDGDLLLFSADTKKVVADVLGALRLKIGRQLGLIDDSVFKFAWVTEFPLLGYDEDQKRYVAEHHPFTRPMDEDLHLFDTDPGAIRAQAYDIVLNGYEVGGGSQRIYKRDVQEKMFNALGFSQELAYEKFGYLMDAFEYGTPPHGGIAFGFDRLIMLLAGRTNLRETIAFPKTASATDLLMDAPSPVDAGQLEQLHIKLAPKPEKEKK, translated from the coding sequence ATGACCAGAAGCCATAACTGTGGACAATTAACGACAGCGAGCATCGGTGAGACAGTAACATTGAACGGTTGGGTGCAGACCCGCCGTGACCTTGGAGGCGTGTTGTTCATTGACCTGCGCGACCGCACAGGGATTGTACAGATTGTATTCAACCCTGACTATTCCGGAGAAGCGCTGCAGATTGCCGATAAGGTCCGCAGTGAATACGTGCTGTCCGTGACAGGTACTGTGGTTAAGCGCGATGAGGAGACTATTAACCGCAACTTGCCGACCGGTGAGATTGAAGTGCAGATTACAGACATCGAAGTGTTGAATGCAGCTAAGACACCTCCATTCTTCATCGAAGACGGAGTGGAAGTAGACGAATCCCTGCGTATGAAATACCGTTACCTGGATCTGCGCCGTCCGGAGATGCATAAGACGCTGCTGCTCCGTTCCAAAGCGGCGAAGATCTTCCGCGATTTCCTGGACAGCGAAGGCTTCATCGATGTAGAAACGCCGATCCTGACCAAAAGCTCTCCGGAAGGCGCACGTGACTATCTCGTGCCAAGCCGTGTGCATGAAGGGGAATTCTTCGCGCTTCCGCAGTCGCCGCAGATCTACAAGCAGCTGCTGATGGTAGGTGGCATCGAGCGCTATTACCAGATGGCCCGCTGCTTCCGCGATGAGGACCTGCGCGCTGACCGCCAGCCGGAATTCACGCAGTTCGATATTGAGACCTCATTCATGCCGCAGGATGAGCTGCTGTCGATGATGGAGAAGCTCATGCAGCGTCTGCTGAAGGAGACGATCGGGGTTGAGGTATCCGCACCATTCCAGCGGTTGACGTATGCCGAAGCGATTGGCAAATATGGCTCTGACAAGCCGGACCTGCGGTTTGGCCTGGAGCTGGTAGAGATGAACGATATCGTTGCTGAGAGCGGTGTGAAGGTATTCGCTTCCGTAATTGAGAAGGGCGGAGAAGTGAAATGTCTGAACGCCAAGGGCTGCGGCACATGGACCCGCAAGGAGATTGACGATCTTGGACCCTACGCTGCCCGTTACGGCGCCAAGGGTCTGGCCTGGATTCAGGTCAAAGACGGCGAGTTCAAGGGACCGATTGTGAAGTTCTTCTCCGAGGAAGAAATCGCTGCCGTGAAGGAGCGCACAGGTGCCGAGGATGGCGACTTGCTGCTCTTCTCCGCTGATACCAAGAAGGTGGTAGCGGATGTACTTGGCGCCCTGCGTCTGAAGATCGGCCGTCAGCTTGGCCTGATCGATGACAGTGTGTTCAAATTCGCTTGGGTAACAGAATTCCCGCTGCTCGGCTACGATGAGGACCAGAAGCGTTATGTGGCTGAGCATCATCCGTTCACACGCCCGATGGATGAAGACTTGCATCTCTTCGATACCGATCCTGGCGCGATCCGTGCGCAGGCCTATGATATCGTACTTAACGGCTACGAGGTAGGCGGCGGTTCCCAGCGTATCTACAAGCGTGACGTTCAGGAGAAAATGTTCAATGCACTAGGCTTCTCGCAGGAGCTGGCTTATGAGAAATTCGGCTATCTGATGGATGCCTTTGAATACGGCACGCCTCCGCATGGCGGCATCGCGTTTGGCTTCGACCGTCTGATTATGCTGCTGGCAGGCCGCACGAATCTGCGTGAGACCATTGCCTTCCCTAAGACGGCAAGTGCAACGGACCTGCTGATGGATGCCCCATCCCCGGTGGATGCGGGACAACTGGAGCAGCTGCACATCAAGCTGGCACCGAAACCGGAGAAAGAAAAGAAATAA
- a CDS encoding NCS2 family permease yields MKSNIWRNSVGMEPGDNWKQEWAAGILSYFASVYIVMVNAAILADAGMPLRAGMVATLLTAVTGCLLMAFGGKTPIIVVPGMGINAFFTYTLVHSMKLDWREALAVVVVTGVLFAIVAFTSLYRILSDAIPHNLQHAITVGIGLFLTFIGLQKSGIVIAHATTFVAIGHFSDPAVITSVVTLLLALVLFIRGTRGGLLISMLAGTGLAYLLGAAHAPKNTEPGHVFSGYGSVFASMDWSGFVSLVFWIAVFLLLLIVVFENIGLISSQTLMAGRPERFKSSLRALSLANIAAGLFGSSPVVAAAESTAGIAAGGRSGLTSLVTGLLFGATFLFIPLLAYVPDSAIAPILIVIGGLMVQSVREMDLGDMTELFPAFLVMVMIPFTYSIVDGMAFGFITYPLVKLATGKGKEVPPALYGIAGLFIANFVLHALMG; encoded by the coding sequence ATGAAATCGAATATTTGGCGGAATAGCGTGGGAATGGAGCCGGGCGATAACTGGAAGCAGGAATGGGCGGCCGGCATTCTGTCGTATTTCGCTTCGGTATATATTGTGATGGTTAACGCAGCGATCCTGGCAGATGCAGGCATGCCGCTGCGGGCCGGGATGGTCGCCACGCTGCTGACAGCGGTGACAGGCTGCCTGCTGATGGCTTTTGGCGGCAAAACGCCGATTATCGTCGTCCCGGGCATGGGGATCAATGCCTTTTTTACCTATACGCTCGTGCATTCCATGAAGCTGGACTGGCGCGAGGCGCTGGCGGTGGTGGTGGTGACCGGGGTGCTGTTTGCCATTGTGGCCTTCACCTCGCTCTACCGTATTCTCAGCGATGCGATTCCCCATAATCTGCAGCATGCGATCACCGTCGGCATCGGGCTGTTCCTGACCTTCATCGGCCTGCAAAAAAGCGGGATTGTCATTGCCCACGCCACCACCTTCGTCGCCATCGGGCATTTCAGCGATCCTGCGGTCATTACCTCGGTGGTGACGCTGCTGCTGGCGCTGGTGCTGTTCATCCGCGGCACGCGCGGCGGGCTGCTGATCAGTATGCTCGCGGGCACAGGGCTTGCCTATCTGCTGGGAGCCGCCCATGCGCCGAAGAATACCGAGCCGGGACATGTGTTCAGCGGTTACGGCAGCGTGTTCGCCAGTATGGACTGGAGCGGATTCGTCAGCCTTGTCTTCTGGATTGCCGTTTTCCTGCTGCTGCTGATTGTGGTGTTTGAGAATATCGGCCTGATCTCTTCCCAGACGCTGATGGCAGGACGTCCGGAACGCTTCAAAAGCAGTCTGCGGGCGCTCTCGCTCGCTAACATCGCGGCAGGTCTGTTCGGCAGCAGCCCGGTGGTCGCCGCTGCCGAATCCACCGCCGGGATTGCGGCAGGGGGCCGCTCCGGCTTAACTTCACTCGTCACCGGCCTGCTGTTCGGAGCGACCTTCCTGTTCATCCCGCTGCTGGCTTATGTGCCGGACAGCGCGATTGCGCCGATTCTGATCGTAATCGGCGGGCTGATGGTGCAGAGTGTGCGCGAGATGGATCTCGGCGACATGACGGAGCTGTTCCCTGCGTTCCTGGTCATGGTGATGATTCCCTTCACCTACAGCATCGTGGACGGCATGGCGTTCGGCTTCATCACCTATCCGCTGGTGAAGCTGGCTACCGGCAAGGGCAAGGAGGTTCCTCCTGCCTTGTACGGCATTGCCGGACTGTTCATTGCGAACTTCGTGCTGCATGCGCTGATGGGCTAA